In Arcanobacterium wilhelmae, the following are encoded in one genomic region:
- a CDS encoding GNAT family N-acetyltransferase, with protein sequence MQGRVGGRILVEESDRRFGVRLVEKNGERELIATGDPTLAIATIRRLRADQRPDISTLTTQIRQALDPDLAEFLGPEWGYRWEFWYAQSPLAELPGSERVAIFPRGTDELAEHAEQIRAALAASNPISDANENFDKLSWFVAFSEEHEVAAVMGYETLHSQGKDFAYFHGLGTLPQFRGRGYASLLMVGAVNLALTTHDAIHFGMWAWNEGAGRIYKRVGLINDAHLIEGRREPFVELG encoded by the coding sequence GGCGGTCGGATCCTCGTTGAGGAGTCCGACCGCCGGTTCGGCGTACGCTTGGTCGAGAAAAATGGAGAGCGTGAGCTGATCGCGACGGGCGATCCAACGCTCGCCATCGCGACGATCAGACGGCTTCGCGCGGATCAACGTCCCGACATCTCGACACTCACAACGCAGATTCGGCAGGCGCTTGATCCGGACCTTGCGGAGTTTCTCGGCCCGGAGTGGGGCTACCGGTGGGAGTTTTGGTACGCGCAGAGCCCGCTCGCAGAGCTTCCAGGCTCCGAGCGTGTAGCGATTTTTCCGCGAGGCACGGACGAGCTCGCTGAGCATGCTGAGCAGATCCGAGCTGCTCTTGCTGCATCGAACCCGATCTCGGATGCAAACGAGAACTTCGACAAACTGTCCTGGTTCGTCGCGTTCTCGGAGGAACACGAGGTCGCGGCCGTCATGGGATACGAAACCCTTCACTCCCAGGGCAAGGATTTCGCCTACTTTCATGGGCTCGGGACGTTGCCACAATTCCGCGGACGTGGCTACGCGTCGCTCCTCATGGTCGGCGCTGTCAATCTCGCGCTCACAACCCACGATGCGATCCACTTCGGCATGTGGGCATGGAACGAAGGAGCGGGCCGGATCTACAAGCGGGTTGGCCTCATCAATGACGCCCACCTTATCGAAGGCAGGCGCGAACCCTTCGTTGAGCTTGGCTAG